One segment of Thermodesulfovibrio sp. 3907-1M DNA contains the following:
- a CDS encoding aldehyde ferredoxin oxidoreductase C-terminal domain-containing protein: MKILRINMSGNPTAKFEELGEYEGLGGRALTSAVISKEVDPLCHPLSADNKLVIAPGLLGGTAAAMSGRVSVGCKSPLTGGIKEANAGGQAGQVLGRLGIAAIVLEGKPEGNDTYKVYINKDEVRIEKDNSIKMLPNYDLIDRMKKEYGEKIACVSIGPAGEMKLSGASVAITDMELRPTRHAGRGGVGAVMGSKGVKVIVLDDTGTTPRQPKDAEAFKDANKRFVAGLQKHPVTGQGLPAYGTNVLTNIINEVGAYPTYNFKEGRFQGARKISGEVEAELEKQRGGNPTHGCHRGCVIRCSGIYHDKDGHYLTKQPEYETVWALGGNCGIDDIDKIAMMDFLCDNYGLDTIEMGATIAVAMEAGILKWGDADGAINLLHEVGKGTPLGRIIGNGAAFTGRAFAVERVPVVKGQALPAYDPRAVQGIGVTYATSPMGADHTAGYSIALNVLKTGGFVDPLKPEGQVDLSRNLQIATAFIDSTGMCLFIAFALLDQPETNQALLDMLNAFYGWNMTDKDVVEYGKKVLKFERDFNTRAGFTKQHDRLPRFFYKEPIPPHNVVFQVKDEELDQLFNW; this comes from the coding sequence ATGAAGATTTTAAGAATTAACATGTCTGGAAATCCTACTGCAAAGTTTGAGGAACTGGGTGAGTATGAAGGACTTGGAGGAAGAGCTCTTACCTCTGCAGTTATTTCAAAAGAAGTTGACCCTTTGTGTCATCCCCTAAGTGCTGACAATAAGCTTGTAATTGCTCCTGGGCTGCTTGGTGGGACAGCAGCTGCTATGTCTGGAAGAGTCTCTGTAGGATGTAAAAGTCCGCTTACAGGTGGAATTAAAGAAGCAAATGCAGGTGGACAGGCTGGACAGGTTCTTGGAAGACTCGGCATTGCAGCAATTGTTCTTGAAGGAAAGCCTGAAGGAAACGATACCTACAAAGTTTACATTAATAAAGATGAAGTCAGGATTGAAAAGGACAACTCCATTAAGATGCTTCCCAACTATGACCTCATTGACAGAATGAAAAAGGAATACGGAGAGAAAATTGCCTGTGTGAGCATCGGTCCTGCAGGTGAGATGAAACTTTCAGGAGCTTCAGTTGCCATAACAGATATGGAGCTAAGACCCACCAGACATGCTGGAAGAGGTGGTGTCGGAGCTGTAATGGGTTCAAAGGGAGTTAAGGTAATTGTTCTTGATGATACAGGAACAACGCCAAGACAGCCAAAGGATGCAGAGGCATTTAAGGATGCTAACAAACGCTTTGTAGCAGGGCTTCAGAAACATCCTGTTACAGGTCAGGGACTTCCTGCCTATGGAACGAATGTGCTTACAAACATTATAAATGAAGTTGGTGCTTATCCCACCTATAATTTTAAAGAAGGAAGATTTCAAGGAGCAAGAAAAATCAGTGGTGAAGTTGAAGCAGAGCTTGAAAAACAGAGAGGTGGAAATCCAACTCATGGATGTCACCGTGGATGTGTTATTCGCTGCTCAGGAATTTATCATGACAAGGATGGGCATTATCTTACAAAACAGCCTGAGTATGAAACAGTATGGGCATTGGGTGGAAACTGTGGAATTGATGACATAGACAAAATTGCTATGATGGATTTCCTCTGTGACAACTACGGACTTGATACAATTGAGATGGGTGCAACAATTGCAGTTGCAATGGAAGCAGGAATTCTTAAATGGGGTGATGCTGATGGAGCGATAAATCTTTTGCATGAAGTAGGGAAAGGCACACCTCTTGGAAGAATCATCGGAAATGGTGCAGCCTTCACTGGTAGAGCCTTTGCAGTTGAGAGAGTTCCTGTTGTCAAAGGACAGGCACTTCCAGCCTATGATCCAAGAGCAGTTCAAGGCATAGGTGTTACCTATGCAACAAGCCCGATGGGTGCTGATCACACAGCAGGTTATTCCATTGCACTTAATGTATTGAAAACAGGTGGATTTGTTGATCCCCTTAAACCCGAAGGACAGGTTGACCTATCCCGTAATCTTCAGATTGCAACAGCTTTCATAGATTCAACAGGAATGTGCCTGTTTATTGCCTTTGCCCTGCTTGACCAGCCAGAGACAAATCAGGCTTTGCTTGACATGCTCAATGCTTTTTACGGATGGAATATGACTGATAAAGATGTCGTTGAGTATGGCAAAAAAGTTCTCAAATTTGAAAGAGATTTTAATACCCGTGCAGGATTTACAAAACAGCATGACAGACTTCCGAGATTCTTTTACAAAGAGCCAATTCCACCGCACAATGTTGTTTTCCAGGTAAAAGACGAAGAGCTTGATCAGCTCTTTAACTGGTAA
- the ahcY gene encoding adenosylhomocysteinase has protein sequence MGTDRHGRNSQKGGRALLKHDIKDIKLAQKGKLRIEWAEMDMPVLRMIRERFKKQKPLKGAKIAACLHVTTETANLMITLKEGGAELALCASNPLSTQDDVAAALVKFYKIPVFAIKGEDRDTYYKHIYQALEIKPHITMDDGADLISTLHKEKRELLKNVLGGTEETTTGVIRLRAMADDKALQYPVIAVNDAYTKHLFDNRYGTGQSTIDGILRATNRLLAGSIFVVCGYGWCGRGVAMRARGMGARVIVTEIDPLKALEAVMDGFDVMPGLEAAKSGDIFVTVTGNINVLTDKHFLKMKDGAIVANTGHFNVEIDIESLEKISKSKRTVRDFVEEYTLKNGKRIYLLAQGRLVNLAAAEGHPAAVMDMSFANQALSAEYIYKNSKKLEKKVYPVPEEIDREIARLKLESMGIRIDILTTEQYKYLHSWQMGT, from the coding sequence ATGGGAACAGACAGACATGGCAGAAACTCTCAGAAAGGAGGCAGAGCTTTGTTAAAGCATGACATAAAAGATATAAAACTTGCTCAGAAAGGTAAACTCAGAATTGAATGGGCAGAGATGGATATGCCTGTTTTGAGAATGATAAGGGAGAGATTTAAAAAACAAAAACCCCTTAAAGGTGCAAAGATTGCGGCATGTCTTCATGTAACAACAGAAACAGCCAATTTAATGATTACTCTCAAAGAGGGTGGTGCAGAACTTGCCCTATGTGCATCAAATCCATTAAGCACTCAGGATGATGTAGCAGCTGCACTTGTTAAGTTCTACAAAATCCCTGTTTTTGCAATTAAAGGGGAAGACAGAGATACATATTATAAACATATTTATCAGGCACTTGAGATTAAACCCCATATAACAATGGATGACGGAGCAGACTTGATATCCACGCTTCATAAAGAAAAAAGAGAGCTTCTTAAAAATGTGCTTGGAGGGACAGAAGAGACAACTACAGGAGTAATCCGTCTTAGAGCAATGGCAGATGACAAAGCTCTTCAGTATCCTGTAATTGCTGTAAACGATGCTTATACAAAGCACCTTTTTGATAATCGCTATGGAACAGGGCAGAGCACCATAGATGGCATTCTCAGGGCAACAAACAGACTTCTTGCTGGAAGTATATTTGTAGTCTGTGGTTACGGATGGTGTGGTAGAGGTGTTGCCATGAGAGCAAGGGGAATGGGTGCAAGGGTAATTGTTACAGAGATTGATCCACTTAAAGCACTTGAAGCAGTTATGGACGGATTTGATGTGATGCCAGGGCTTGAAGCAGCAAAATCAGGAGATATTTTTGTAACTGTAACGGGCAACATTAATGTGCTTACAGATAAACATTTTCTTAAAATGAAAGACGGTGCTATAGTAGCAAATACAGGACATTTTAATGTGGAGATAGACATTGAAAGCCTTGAAAAAATCTCAAAATCAAAAAGAACAGTAAGAGATTTCGTCGAAGAGTACACTCTGAAAAATGGAAAAAGAATTTATCTTCTTGCCCAGGGTCGTCTTGTAAACTTAGCTGCTGCAGAAGGTCATCCTGCAGCTGTTATGGACATGAGCTTTGCAAATCAGGCTCTTTCTGCTGAGTATATTTATAAAAATTCAAAAAAACTTGAAAAAAAGGTGTATCCTGTTCCTGAAGAGATTGACAGAGAGATTGCCAGATTAAAACTTGAATCTATGGGTATAAGAATTGACATCCTGACAACGGAGCAATATAAGTATTTACACAGCTGGCAGATGGGCACGTGA
- a CDS encoding MoaD/ThiS family protein, with amino-acid sequence MQAPEAFMKLTVKLFGGIKSTKDFPKNEEGDLIVELPSEISVAELIDELSLNKKPFIVVLNGVILHDLAIKLKDGDKLSFFPPIAGGLLN; translated from the coding sequence ATGCAGGCTCCAGAAGCTTTTATGAAACTCACTGTAAAACTATTTGGAGGAATAAAATCAACAAAAGATTTCCCAAAGAATGAAGAAGGGGATCTTATTGTAGAGCTTCCATCAGAGATTTCTGTTGCTGAGCTGATTGATGAGCTTTCATTAAATAAAAAACCTTTTATAGTTGTCCTCAATGGAGTCATTCTTCATGACCTTGCCATAAAACTTAAAGATGGAGATAAATTGAGCTTCTTCCCTCCAATAGCAGGTGGATTACTTAATTGA
- a CDS encoding radical SAM/SPASM family putative metalloenzyme maturase, whose amino-acid sequence MNFPERLSVEITTKCNLHCEICPKQSPNYHQPESDMDFETFSRLKPLFPHIKSLVLNGLGEPLLHSEIENFIAFAKAHMPENSFIGFQTNGALLSDEKLKELIKAGLNRICVSIDSLVPINGLHVPEFGEKALEVIARAKLNGAKNLKSGIELVITTDNLEQIFPTVKESLKYRIDFIILSHLIPYSSENSKKVAYETNNEEAVKIFKKWVSSLENKGYTINDWLELMKKKALPEFFPEENEPMKLFKAMYDEAAYQGLTLHMQNLINRNGELVNTVRAVLEEVENLCKKANISVQIPGTNPAPHRKCDFLEEKCMYVGVDGEISPCYFLWHSFTCYIGGLKKSVKRWSFGNVIEKDPLEIFNSPSYRQFIESVLRYDFPYCYDCNFALCDLMEFEEFLYDCYTNPVPCGACLWCGGLFYCMI is encoded by the coding sequence GTGAATTTTCCTGAAAGACTATCTGTAGAGATTACTACAAAATGTAATCTTCATTGTGAAATCTGTCCAAAGCAGAGTCCCAACTATCACCAGCCTGAGTCAGATATGGATTTTGAAACATTCAGCAGGCTCAAGCCTCTTTTTCCTCATATAAAAAGTCTTGTATTAAATGGACTCGGCGAACCTCTTTTACATTCAGAGATTGAAAATTTTATTGCCTTTGCAAAAGCACACATGCCCGAGAACTCCTTCATTGGATTTCAAACAAATGGAGCACTTTTAAGTGATGAAAAATTAAAAGAGCTTATTAAGGCAGGTTTGAACAGAATCTGTGTTTCTATTGATAGCCTTGTGCCTATTAATGGGCTTCATGTTCCAGAATTTGGAGAAAAAGCACTTGAAGTTATTGCCCGGGCAAAATTAAATGGAGCAAAGAACCTTAAAAGCGGGATAGAGCTTGTTATAACTACTGATAACCTTGAGCAGATTTTTCCCACAGTAAAAGAGTCTTTAAAATACAGAATTGACTTCATAATTCTTTCACATCTTATTCCTTATTCATCAGAAAATTCAAAGAAAGTTGCCTATGAAACGAACAATGAAGAGGCAGTAAAAATTTTTAAAAAATGGGTAAGCTCACTTGAAAATAAAGGATACACAATAAATGACTGGCTTGAACTCATGAAAAAGAAAGCCCTGCCAGAGTTTTTTCCAGAGGAAAATGAGCCCATGAAACTTTTTAAAGCAATGTATGATGAAGCTGCATACCAGGGACTTACTCTTCATATGCAGAATCTTATAAATAGAAACGGTGAGTTAGTTAATACTGTAAGAGCTGTGCTTGAAGAAGTGGAGAATTTGTGCAAAAAAGCGAATATTTCCGTTCAGATTCCAGGAACAAATCCTGCACCTCATAGAAAATGTGATTTTCTTGAAGAAAAATGCATGTATGTTGGAGTTGATGGAGAAATCTCGCCATGTTATTTCCTGTGGCATAGCTTTACATGCTACATTGGTGGATTAAAAAAATCTGTCAAAAGATGGAGCTTTGGAAATGTAATAGAAAAGGATCCACTGGAGATTTTTAACTCTCCTTCATATCGTCAATTTATTGAATCTGTTCTGAGATATGATTTTCCCTATTGCTATGATTGCAACTTTGCCCTTTGTGACCTTATGGAGTTTGAAGAGTTTCTCTACGACTGCTACACAAACCCTGTTCCCTGTGGAGCCTGCTTGTGGTGTGGCGGTTTGTTTTATTGTATGATATAA